One segment of Deinococcus yavapaiensis KR-236 DNA contains the following:
- the queC gene encoding 7-cyano-7-deazaguanine synthase QueC produces the protein MTAPKRAVVLLSGGLDSSTTLAIATKRDGYDVTALSFRYGQRHTIELERAASIARLFGARHRVVDVNISSWGGSALTDERIDVPTGGTEEGVIPQTYVPGRNTVFIAVGLSLAEAIDADAIYLGINAVDYSGYPDCRPEYLEAFQKLADLATKAGLEGRGAKLVAPLVLMTKTDIVKTALELGVPIVETWSCYQGGEEPCGVCDSCRIRDKALVEAGHPELATPIGRSAR, from the coding sequence ATGACCGCACCGAAACGCGCCGTCGTCCTGCTGTCCGGTGGGCTGGACTCCAGCACCACCCTCGCCATCGCCACGAAGCGCGACGGGTACGACGTCACCGCCCTGTCCTTTCGCTACGGACAACGTCACACGATCGAACTCGAGCGCGCCGCGAGCATCGCCCGGTTGTTCGGCGCTCGGCACCGGGTCGTGGACGTGAACATCAGCTCGTGGGGTGGCAGCGCCCTCACCGACGAGCGCATTGACGTGCCCACCGGAGGGACGGAGGAAGGCGTGATTCCACAGACGTACGTGCCGGGACGCAACACCGTCTTCATCGCCGTGGGATTGAGCCTCGCCGAGGCGATCGACGCGGACGCGATCTACCTGGGCATCAACGCGGTGGATTACAGCGGCTACCCGGACTGCCGCCCCGAGTACCTCGAGGCGTTCCAGAAGCTCGCGGACCTCGCGACGAAGGCGGGCTTGGAAGGTCGAGGCGCGAAGCTGGTGGCGCCCCTCGTCTTGATGACGAAGACGGACATCGTCAAGACGGCCTTGGAACTTGGCGTGCCGATTGTGGAGACGTGGTCGTGCTATCAGGGCGGCGAGGAACCGTGCGGGGTGTGCGATTCGTGCCGTATTCGCGACAAGGCCCTCGTCGAGGCGGGACATCCTGAGCTCGCCACACCAATCGGACGTTCGGCTCGCTGA
- a CDS encoding 7-carboxy-7-deazaguanine synthase QueE, which yields MKLPVYERFYTWQGEGVHLGRAAYFVRLYGCPQACPWCDSAGTWHKDYRPQGVVLMAPREIAGCVEQDSPPGAVVVVTGGEPILFDLTELVRELHALGRRVHLETSGIAELRGDLDWVTLSPKPFGQLPVRSVVARADEVKIIVHDVSDIKAGLDTLEGLRDDAVIWLHPEWSKARERDAAVLNAITEAVKANPRLRAGYQMHKLYRADDLDAHSDKRLIPLGGNVELGY from the coding sequence ATGAAGTTACCCGTCTACGAACGCTTCTACACCTGGCAAGGCGAAGGCGTGCATTTAGGTCGCGCGGCGTACTTCGTGCGCCTCTACGGCTGCCCGCAAGCCTGCCCGTGGTGTGACAGTGCGGGCACGTGGCACAAAGACTACCGGCCGCAAGGCGTGGTGCTCATGGCGCCTCGGGAGATCGCGGGGTGCGTCGAGCAGGACAGCCCTCCCGGGGCGGTCGTCGTGGTTACCGGTGGAGAGCCGATTCTCTTCGACCTGACCGAGCTCGTGCGCGAACTGCACGCGCTCGGCCGCCGAGTGCACTTGGAGACGAGCGGCATCGCCGAGCTTCGCGGTGATCTCGATTGGGTGACGCTCTCGCCCAAACCCTTCGGGCAGCTTCCCGTGCGCTCGGTGGTCGCTCGTGCGGACGAGGTGAAGATCATCGTGCACGACGTTTCCGACATCAAGGCGGGCCTCGACACCCTCGAAGGGTTGCGGGATGACGCGGTGATCTGGCTGCACCCCGAGTGGAGCAAAGCCCGCGAACGTGACGCGGCGGTGCTCAACGCCATCACCGAAGCCGTGAAAGCGAATCCTCGCCTTCGAGCCGGGTACCAGATGCACAAGCTCTACCGCGCCGACGACCTCGACGCGCACAGCGACAAGCGCCTCATCCCGCTCGGCGGGAACGTGGAATTGGGGTACTGA
- a CDS encoding 6-pyruvoyl trahydropterin synthase family protein, with product MPWKLTTEFTFDSAHTITGYDGPCGRLHGHTYRVRIELQSDRLRPSAHVKRNIMVADFKTLKWPKKDVDAGGLDHAYLNDLPALGDDTTAEVIAAFIHHETMRRVRFDLPEGDDGADLRLKVTVWETPDSACEYWE from the coding sequence GTGCCTTGGAAGTTAACGACGGAGTTCACGTTCGACTCCGCGCACACCATCACCGGGTACGACGGTCCCTGCGGTCGCTTGCACGGCCACACCTACCGCGTGCGCATAGAACTGCAATCGGACCGCCTCAGACCGAGCGCGCACGTCAAGCGCAACATCATGGTCGCCGACTTCAAGACCCTCAAGTGGCCGAAGAAGGACGTTGACGCGGGCGGTCTCGACCACGCGTACCTCAACGATCTGCCCGCCCTCGGCGACGACACCACCGCTGAAGTCATCGCCGCCTTCATCCACCACGAGACGATGCGCCGCGTGCGCTTCGACTTGCCCGAAGGAGACGACGGCGCCGACCTTCGCCTCAAGGTCACGGTGTGGGAAACGCCGGATTCCGCGTGCGAGTACTGGGAATGA
- the queF gene encoding preQ(1) synthase, with amino-acid sequence MTTQEAPAQGFARRYDVQGLDAIDTQVLDTFEHVREDDLSPYPGEPIEIVIATDEFSPVCPWSGLPDFGKLEIRYVPRDKCVELKSLKYYLTSYRFVGIYHEHATRRVLADLVKLLDPLSMTVTADYGVRGGINTVVTAKYTAPGK; translated from the coding sequence ATGACTACGCAGGAAGCGCCCGCTCAGGGCTTCGCGCGCCGTTACGACGTGCAAGGCCTCGACGCCATCGACACCCAAGTCCTCGACACCTTCGAGCACGTCCGCGAAGACGACCTCTCGCCCTACCCCGGCGAACCCATCGAGATCGTCATCGCCACCGACGAGTTCAGCCCCGTCTGCCCGTGGAGCGGTCTGCCCGACTTCGGCAAGCTCGAGATTCGCTACGTGCCGCGCGACAAGTGCGTGGAGCTCAAGAGCTTGAAGTACTACCTCACGAGCTACCGTTTCGTCGGCATCTACCACGAGCACGCCACGCGCCGCGTCCTCGCCGACCTCGTGAAACTCCTCGATCCGCTGAGCATGACGGTCACCGCCGACTACGGCGTGCGCGGCGGCATCAACACCGTCGTCACGGCGAAGTACACGGCGCCCGGGAAGTAA
- a CDS encoding SRPBCC family protein yields the protein MRQERRNTWIVTVVGAVVGVAYGLTAYALFDRAGDLMIWSFLLLVPFALGVTSGALTRREEGFGTVALRVLLSVMTFALTALLLAWEGLICLVFALPILYLAAFVGGGLGFLLRGRSTKVGAVMLALAVPYVAAPLERARSVDATYRTTQNSVVIQATPADVWRQIQSVPRIRDDEFTPSWSHAIGLPRPVAAVLDRAGVGGVRTATFADGLSFRETVTVWEPGRSLAFRIEARDPGRLDRHVRVGGETFDVVSGRYDIESLGNGLVLLHLTSTQRVHSHVGRYVGWAVNAIMSDLQQSILNVVRKRAQSEPGMTRSRAFIE from the coding sequence ATGAGGCAAGAACGACGCAACACTTGGATCGTCACGGTCGTCGGCGCGGTCGTCGGAGTCGCGTACGGCCTCACCGCCTACGCTCTGTTCGATCGTGCGGGCGACCTCATGATCTGGTCGTTCCTGCTGCTCGTGCCCTTCGCGCTCGGCGTGACCTCGGGCGCCCTGACGCGGCGCGAGGAGGGATTCGGAACGGTCGCCCTGCGGGTGCTGCTGTCGGTCATGACCTTCGCGCTCACCGCCCTCCTGCTCGCTTGGGAAGGGTTGATCTGCCTCGTGTTCGCCCTGCCGATCTTGTACCTCGCCGCGTTCGTCGGAGGCGGCCTCGGCTTTCTCTTGCGAGGACGGTCCACGAAAGTCGGCGCGGTGATGCTCGCGCTCGCCGTGCCGTACGTCGCCGCGCCGCTCGAACGCGCCCGCTCGGTCGACGCGACGTACCGAACCACTCAAAACAGCGTCGTCATCCAAGCCACGCCCGCGGACGTGTGGCGTCAAATCCAAAGCGTTCCTCGAATTCGCGACGACGAATTCACGCCGAGCTGGTCGCACGCGATCGGGTTGCCGCGTCCGGTGGCGGCCGTTTTGGACCGCGCGGGGGTGGGCGGGGTGCGCACCGCCACCTTCGCGGACGGCTTGAGCTTTCGGGAGACCGTGACTGTGTGGGAGCCGGGCCGAAGTCTCGCCTTTCGTATCGAGGCGCGCGATCCGGGCCGACTCGATCGGCACGTCCGCGTGGGCGGCGAGACGTTCGATGTCGTGTCCGGACGCTACGACATCGAGAGCCTCGGGAACGGCCTCGTGCTGCTGCACCTCACGAGTACGCAACGCGTTCACTCGCACGTGGGCCGCTACGTGGGCTGGGCCGTGAACGCCATCATGAGCGACTTGCAGCAAAGCATCCTGAACGTCGTTCGCAAGCGAGCGCAAAGCGAGCCGGGCATGACGAGGAGTCGCGCGTTCATAGAGTGA
- a CDS encoding ribonucleotide reductase N-terminal alpha domain-containing protein produces the protein MTTPLERISLPNFDENAHHIAKRQYMQPSDGDIAGLFSRVANWVASAEEAGVREVWTRAFFDLMADKKFCPGGRVLAGAGTQHGNVLNCFVQGATDHDPSSFEGVMEVAKKLALVTKVGGGNGVNLDVYRPRAVTSRPDAGVRGWAYMSASHPDVTDFIEGMMRPPTQPDGDKQPTSLRNWTRVVYGAVIAPDLVALARQNGVQIVRALPEGVHGVPDDMGGIVDAARAVSENAKLGLEPRIDLSAMRPEGAPIKGSGGTSSGPVSFLVEIFDNFLEWANRGGEESGPVNTLRFVYAPVLRVVRQGGTRRGAGMATIDIAHPDVLDFLTAKDLDREAAEGDISTFNISILVSDKFWETLQADGLWSIAAQEVPGKYYLEPQKGKYTGKLPELHDRAEDGARGVPLFKTKDGKDGIPAKWLWEEIAKHAWSTGEPGLIFADRINELSALKNLGERYEIRSTNPCFAAGTMVLTDEGTFPIEMLTGQFVRVWTGTHWAQTKFDVTGRHANVKKLTLSGGVEIVATPYHTFILADGERVALDELRVGDELATVRRVPNLQAQVVAMGRGGEVHDVPPLTLAGNVEGNYTVLALESAGAEEYVYCCNVPVEHTFTLACGLLVGNCGEIPLTVGEPCDLGAINLAAYVKGSTFDFDEFRADVRTCVRFLDDVLDVNVFALEDNREASQSLRRLGLGVMGLADCLIKMGLRYDSEAGREAIYEIMGALREEAISESERLGHERGVYRVYTDNADKIPHAPRRNVAVLTVAPTGTTSMLMGVSSGIEPVFSPFIWRKIGSEYRALLHPLFVELLETYPPARNMEKDGSWDWDRVTDAVSGNHGSLVGLDFIPAALQQVFVCAHDIKPVDHVRMQGVVQRAFDAQGYAANSLSKTINLPNEATVQDVQDAYTEAYKTGCKGITVYRDGSRQFQVLSTSKKKKDEKKSEAVSAAGAEVLGEATATPEPVKSEVKTDVKPSQPQAPTFKPGKPVYERPARLSGITDMVKLTDPTSGHRRSFLVTVNCIENTPIEVMVISGRAGDEANADSEALGRVVSIALQYGVPADALVKTLRGINGGLYGSYNGRLVGSKADLIAVALETFSQGKNAANLPPVAGGSGEAPIAEVVSAEAAAGGAKCPVCESQALVREEGCIKCQACGYSKCG, from the coding sequence ATGACCACGCCCCTCGAACGCATCAGCCTTCCCAACTTCGACGAGAACGCCCATCACATCGCCAAACGCCAGTACATGCAACCGAGCGACGGCGACATCGCCGGGCTGTTCTCACGCGTCGCGAACTGGGTGGCGAGCGCCGAGGAGGCGGGCGTACGCGAGGTGTGGACCCGCGCCTTCTTCGATCTCATGGCCGACAAGAAGTTCTGCCCCGGCGGACGCGTCCTGGCGGGAGCGGGCACGCAGCACGGCAACGTGCTCAACTGCTTCGTTCAAGGCGCGACCGACCACGACCCGTCCTCGTTCGAAGGCGTCATGGAAGTCGCCAAGAAGCTCGCGCTCGTCACGAAGGTCGGCGGCGGCAACGGCGTGAACCTCGACGTGTACCGCCCGCGCGCCGTCACGTCCCGCCCTGACGCGGGCGTGCGCGGCTGGGCGTACATGAGCGCCTCGCATCCCGACGTCACCGACTTCATCGAAGGCATGATGCGTCCGCCCACGCAACCCGACGGCGACAAGCAGCCCACGAGCTTGCGCAATTGGACGCGCGTCGTGTACGGCGCCGTCATCGCGCCCGACCTCGTCGCCCTCGCCCGGCAAAACGGCGTGCAGATCGTCCGCGCCCTGCCCGAAGGCGTGCACGGCGTTCCCGACGACATGGGCGGCATCGTCGACGCCGCGCGCGCCGTTTCCGAGAACGCCAAGCTCGGCTTGGAGCCGCGCATCGATCTCAGCGCCATGCGGCCCGAAGGCGCTCCCATCAAAGGCTCCGGCGGCACCAGCAGCGGCCCCGTGTCCTTCCTTGTCGAGATCTTCGACAACTTCTTGGAGTGGGCCAACCGAGGCGGCGAGGAAAGCGGTCCCGTCAACACCCTGCGCTTCGTGTACGCGCCCGTGCTGAGGGTCGTGCGTCAAGGCGGCACGCGGCGCGGCGCGGGCATGGCCACCATCGACATCGCCCACCCGGACGTCCTCGACTTCCTCACCGCCAAGGACCTCGACCGCGAAGCCGCCGAGGGCGACATCTCCACCTTCAACATCTCGATTCTCGTGTCCGATAAGTTCTGGGAAACGCTGCAAGCCGACGGCTTGTGGAGCATCGCCGCGCAGGAAGTGCCCGGCAAGTACTACCTGGAGCCGCAAAAGGGCAAGTACACGGGCAAGCTGCCCGAACTGCACGACCGCGCCGAGGACGGCGCGCGCGGCGTGCCCCTGTTCAAGACCAAAGACGGCAAGGACGGCATTCCCGCCAAGTGGCTGTGGGAGGAAATCGCCAAGCACGCGTGGAGCACGGGCGAGCCCGGCCTGATCTTCGCCGATCGCATCAACGAGCTCTCGGCCCTCAAGAACCTCGGCGAGCGATACGAAATCCGCTCTACCAATCCGTGCTTCGCGGCGGGAACGATGGTCCTGACGGACGAGGGAACGTTTCCGATCGAGATGCTGACCGGGCAGTTCGTGCGCGTCTGGACGGGCACGCACTGGGCACAAACGAAGTTCGACGTGACGGGCCGTCACGCGAACGTCAAGAAGTTGACGCTGTCGGGCGGCGTGGAAATCGTCGCGACGCCGTACCACACCTTCATCCTCGCCGACGGAGAGCGGGTAGCCCTCGACGAGCTGCGCGTCGGAGACGAGCTGGCGACCGTGCGGCGCGTGCCTAACTTGCAAGCGCAAGTCGTGGCGATGGGACGCGGCGGCGAAGTGCACGACGTGCCGCCCCTCACCTTGGCAGGGAACGTCGAAGGCAACTACACCGTGCTCGCGCTCGAAAGTGCGGGCGCCGAGGAGTACGTGTACTGCTGCAACGTGCCCGTCGAGCACACGTTCACGCTCGCGTGCGGCCTGCTCGTCGGCAACTGCGGTGAGATTCCGCTCACCGTCGGCGAGCCGTGCGACCTCGGCGCGATCAACCTCGCGGCGTACGTCAAGGGCAGCACCTTCGACTTCGACGAGTTCCGCGCGGACGTGAGGACGTGCGTGCGCTTCCTCGACGACGTGCTGGACGTCAACGTCTTCGCGTTGGAGGACAACCGCGAAGCGTCGCAGTCGCTGCGTCGCCTCGGGCTCGGCGTGATGGGCCTCGCCGACTGCCTTATCAAAATGGGCTTGCGCTACGACTCGGAAGCGGGCCGCGAAGCCATCTACGAGATCATGGGCGCGTTGCGCGAAGAGGCCATCTCGGAGTCCGAGCGTCTCGGGCACGAGCGCGGCGTGTACCGCGTCTACACCGACAACGCCGACAAGATCCCGCACGCGCCGCGCCGCAACGTCGCCGTGCTGACCGTCGCGCCGACGGGCACGACGTCGATGCTGATGGGCGTGTCGAGCGGCATCGAGCCGGTGTTCAGCCCGTTCATCTGGCGCAAGATCGGCAGCGAGTACCGCGCCCTGCTGCACCCGCTGTTCGTGGAACTCCTCGAGACGTACCCGCCCGCGCGCAACATGGAAAAGGACGGCTCGTGGGATTGGGACCGCGTGACGGACGCCGTGAGCGGCAACCACGGCAGCCTCGTCGGCCTCGACTTCATTCCGGCGGCTCTTCAACAGGTGTTCGTGTGCGCCCACGACATCAAGCCCGTCGATCACGTGCGCATGCAAGGCGTCGTGCAGCGCGCCTTCGACGCCCAGGGCTACGCCGCCAACTCGCTCAGCAAGACCATCAACTTGCCCAACGAGGCGACCGTGCAAGACGTGCAAGACGCGTACACGGAAGCGTACAAGACGGGCTGCAAGGGCATCACCGTGTACCGTGACGGCAGCCGTCAATTCCAAGTGCTGTCCACGAGCAAGAAGAAGAAGGACGAGAAGAAGTCGGAAGCCGTGAGCGCCGCGGGCGCCGAAGTGCTCGGCGAGGCGACCGCGACGCCCGAGCCGGTCAAGAGCGAGGTGAAGACGGACGTGAAACCTTCCCAACCCCAAGCGCCTACCTTCAAGCCCGGCAAGCCGGTCTACGAGCGTCCCGCGCGCCTCAGCGGCATCACCGACATGGTGAAGCTCACCGACCCGACGAGCGGACACCGCCGCTCCTTCCTCGTGACGGTGAACTGCATCGAGAACACTCCCATCGAAGTCATGGTGATCTCGGGCCGCGCGGGCGACGAGGCGAACGCCGATTCCGAAGCGCTCGGCCGCGTTGTGAGCATCGCGCTGCAGTACGGCGTGCCCGCCGACGCGCTCGTGAAGACGCTGCGCGGCATCAACGGCGGCCTGTACGGCTCGTACAACGGGCGCCTCGTGGGCTCGAAGGCCGACCTCATCGCCGTGGCCCTGGAGACGTTCAGCCAAGGCAAAAACGCGGCGAACCTGCCCCCCGTCGCGGGCGGCAGCGGTGAAGCGCCAATCGCCGAGGTGGTGTCGGCGGAAGCGGCGGCGGGCGGCGCGAAGTGCCCCGTGTGCGAATCGCAAGCCCTCGTGCGCGAGGAAGGCTGCATCAAGTGCCAAGCATGCGGTTACAGCAAGTGCGGCTGA